In Archangium violaceum, the following are encoded in one genomic region:
- a CDS encoding sensor histidine kinase translates to MYRLVSTTAAMVLIPVLIAVAGLVVVLQVVQRERDALRRYTIAAERALDAEHLKAEHAFARQEMDEELQLLVRSRREEMESARHEARQWIDRAVRVYLLGVPFAMSVLVAQAVFVVREVRRTREAREVAERNAAERAASEARFAGIVSIAVDAIISIDEAQRITIFNSGAEAIFGYSASEVLGQPFDRLIPERFRANHHRLVEAFAAGHEQARGMGERRLVLGLRKNGEEFPAEAAISKLEVDGRRILTAILRDVSVRKRVEEEQRFLARAGEILSSSLDIERTLSSVAHVAVRSLADWCIVYLLEGEQVRRAEVAHRMPEQQELAAAVQRIPLGMHQPRLVHEVMMRREPLLVPHVSAEQLTAMSQGPEHLALLQRLEPRSLMCIPLVAGERPLGALLFISSAPGRAYDAVDLEFARGLGRLASLAVENARLYQSARRATQARDEVLGIVAHDLRSPLNAIVLSTQLMQRQVEARGGGNGDRSPELLGTILSSARRMSRLIDDLLDVTRMEAGQLSIHPSPQSTGALLRDAVEAARPQAGAVQLVLGETPGLPPVLADRDRLLQVFSNLLGNALKFTPPGGEVRVGARVEDGAVCFFVRDTGPGISPEAVERIFDRFWQLDRADRRGAGLGLSIAKGLIEAHGGRIRVSSEPGQGSTFFFTVPLAHSGAPA, encoded by the coding sequence ATGTACCGATTGGTTTCCACCACCGCCGCGATGGTGCTCATCCCCGTGTTGATCGCGGTGGCGGGGCTCGTGGTGGTGCTCCAGGTGGTGCAGCGGGAGCGAGACGCACTGCGTCGTTACACTATTGCCGCCGAGCGGGCCCTGGATGCCGAGCATCTGAAGGCGGAGCATGCGTTCGCGCGCCAGGAGATGGACGAGGAGCTCCAGCTGTTGGTGCGCTCCCGGCGGGAAGAGATGGAGTCCGCGCGGCACGAGGCCCGCCAGTGGATCGACCGTGCGGTGCGGGTGTACCTGCTGGGGGTGCCTTTCGCCATGTCGGTCCTGGTGGCGCAGGCGGTGTTCGTGGTGCGCGAGGTCCGCCGCACCCGCGAGGCCCGGGAGGTGGCGGAGCGGAACGCCGCGGAACGCGCGGCCTCGGAGGCCCGGTTCGCGGGCATCGTCTCCATCGCCGTGGATGCCATCATCTCCATCGATGAGGCGCAGCGCATCACCATCTTCAACTCCGGGGCCGAGGCCATCTTCGGCTACAGCGCGTCGGAGGTGCTCGGACAGCCGTTCGACAGGCTCATCCCGGAGCGCTTCAGGGCCAACCACCATCGGCTCGTCGAAGCCTTCGCCGCGGGGCACGAGCAGGCCCGGGGGATGGGGGAGCGCCGGCTCGTCCTGGGCCTGCGCAAGAATGGGGAGGAGTTTCCCGCCGAGGCGGCCATCTCCAAGCTCGAGGTGGACGGCAGACGCATCCTGACGGCCATCCTGCGGGACGTCTCCGTCCGCAAGCGGGTGGAGGAGGAGCAACGCTTCCTGGCGAGGGCTGGAGAAATCCTCTCCTCCTCCCTGGACATCGAGCGGACGCTCTCCAGTGTCGCCCATGTCGCGGTGCGGTCACTCGCGGACTGGTGTATCGTCTACCTGCTGGAAGGCGAACAGGTGCGCCGGGCCGAGGTGGCCCATCGCATGCCCGAGCAGCAGGAGCTGGCGGCGGCGGTCCAGCGCATTCCCCTCGGGATGCACCAGCCCCGTCTCGTGCACGAAGTGATGATGCGCCGGGAGCCGCTGCTCGTTCCCCACGTGTCGGCGGAGCAGCTCACGGCCATGTCGCAGGGCCCCGAGCACCTCGCACTGCTCCAACGATTGGAGCCTCGCTCGCTCATGTGCATTCCGCTCGTGGCGGGCGAGCGTCCTCTCGGGGCCCTCTTGTTCATCTCCTCCGCGCCCGGGCGCGCCTATGACGCGGTGGACCTGGAGTTCGCGCGGGGGTTGGGGCGGCTCGCCAGTCTGGCGGTCGAGAACGCGCGCCTGTACCAGTCCGCGCGCCGCGCCACCCAGGCGCGTGACGAGGTGCTGGGCATCGTGGCCCATGATCTGCGCAGCCCCTTGAACGCCATCGTCCTCAGCACCCAGTTGATGCAGCGCCAGGTGGAAGCGCGCGGTGGCGGGAACGGCGATCGGAGCCCGGAGCTGCTGGGGACGATCCTCTCCTCCGCCCGGCGCATGAGCCGGTTGATCGACGACCTGCTGGACGTGACCCGGATGGAGGCGGGGCAGTTGTCCATCCACCCGAGTCCACAATCCACCGGGGCCCTCCTCCGGGATGCCGTCGAGGCGGCCCGCCCCCAGGCCGGAGCGGTCCAGCTGGTGCTCGGGGAGACTCCAGGGTTGCCGCCCGTGCTCGCGGATCGGGACCGGCTCCTGCAAGTCTTCTCCAACCTGCTGGGCAACGCGCTGAAGTTCACCCCGCCTGGAGGTGAGGTGCGGGTCGGGGCCCGGGTGGAGGACGGGGCGGTCTGCTTCTTCGTGCGTGACACCGGTCCGGGCATCTCCCCGGAGGCGGTCGAGCGCATCTTCGATCGCTTCTGGCAGCTCGACCGGGCGGACCGCCGCGGGGCGGGGCTCGGGTTGTCCATCGCCAAGGGCCTCATCGAGGCACATGGCGGGAGGATCCGCGTGAGCAGCGAGCCGGGTCAGGGCAGCACCTTCTTCTTCACCGTGCCCCTCGCCCATTCCGGAGCTCCGGCCTGA
- a CDS encoding APC family permease, which produces MADGEDTPSSQPTLVRRMGLAALMVYGVGDMLGAGIYGLIGKAAGIMGNAVWLAFTLAMVVALLTGLSYANIGSRYPRAAGAPYVVHRAFRAPFISYVIGLGVAASGLTSMATGSRVIAGYVQSLGARLPTGVLVVAFLVLLSLVVFRGIRESMWMNVVCTTVELTGLLIVIGVGVRYWGSVNYLETPAAAGEGSVAAGISAGLLLQGAVLTFFSFIGFEDILNVAEEVKRPRTTLPLGLLLALLIATTLYILVAISAVSVLPYQELSQSKAALVDVVRKAAPVFPPILFTAISIFAVANTALLNYVMGSRLLYGMARQGLLPAWLGRVHPGRRTPHVAILVLLGIVLTLALSGDIRQLADATSLLLLGAFVLVNSALLVLKLRPGEPRGAFEVPVFVPAAGVLVCLVMIGGRVLGPEADVRAPLIAGGIVVGIALLYALRRPRHVVLDEEP; this is translated from the coding sequence ATGGCCGATGGTGAAGACACACCTTCCTCGCAGCCGACCCTGGTCCGGCGCATGGGACTCGCGGCGTTGATGGTCTACGGCGTGGGGGACATGCTCGGGGCTGGCATCTACGGTCTGATTGGCAAGGCCGCCGGCATCATGGGCAACGCCGTCTGGTTGGCGTTCACCCTGGCGATGGTCGTCGCCCTGCTGACGGGGTTGAGCTACGCCAACATCGGCTCGCGCTATCCCCGCGCCGCGGGCGCGCCCTATGTCGTTCATCGTGCCTTCCGGGCCCCGTTCATCTCGTATGTCATCGGCCTGGGCGTGGCGGCCTCTGGCCTGACGTCCATGGCCACCGGCTCGCGCGTCATCGCCGGCTACGTGCAGTCCCTCGGCGCGCGGCTGCCCACCGGAGTCCTGGTCGTCGCGTTCCTGGTGCTGCTGTCGCTCGTCGTCTTCCGCGGCATCCGCGAGAGCATGTGGATGAACGTCGTGTGTACGACGGTCGAGCTCACCGGGCTGCTGATCGTCATCGGGGTGGGGGTGCGCTACTGGGGCTCGGTGAACTACCTCGAGACGCCAGCCGCGGCGGGGGAGGGGAGCGTGGCGGCCGGAATCTCCGCGGGCCTGTTGCTCCAGGGCGCGGTGCTGACGTTCTTCTCGTTCATCGGCTTCGAGGACATCCTCAACGTCGCCGAGGAGGTGAAGCGTCCCCGGACCACCCTGCCACTGGGGCTGCTCCTGGCGCTGCTGATCGCCACGACCCTCTACATCCTGGTGGCGATCTCCGCCGTGTCGGTGCTGCCCTACCAGGAGCTGAGCCAGTCGAAGGCCGCGCTGGTGGACGTGGTGCGCAAGGCGGCGCCCGTCTTTCCTCCCATCCTCTTCACGGCCATCAGCATCTTCGCGGTCGCCAACACGGCCCTGCTGAACTACGTCATGGGCTCGCGGTTGTTGTATGGCATGGCCCGTCAGGGATTGCTGCCGGCCTGGCTGGGCCGTGTCCACCCCGGCCGCCGCACGCCCCATGTCGCCATCCTCGTGCTGCTGGGAATCGTGCTCACCCTGGCCCTGTCGGGGGACATCCGCCAGCTCGCCGACGCCACGTCGCTGCTGCTGCTGGGCGCCTTCGTGCTGGTGAACAGCGCGTTGCTGGTGCTGAAGCTCCGCCCGGGCGAGCCTCGGGGCGCCTTCGAGGTTCCGGTGTTCGTCCCCGCGGCCGGCGTGTTGGTGTGTCTGGTGATGATCGGCGGCCGGGTCCTCGGCCCCGAGGCGGATGTCCGCGCGCCGCTCATCGCGGGCGGCATCGTCGTGGGAATCGCCCTGCTGTATGCCCTCCGGCGGCCACGGCACGTGGTGCTGGACGAGGAGCCGTGA